The Haloterrigena turkmenica DSM 5511 genome includes the window CAACGCGATCGCCCAGGACGGCGACGCGCTGTTCCCGCTGCTGGCCGTCGACGCCAGAGCCGCGATCGTCGCCACGATCTACAACTTCCTGCCCGCGGTCGTCGTCGGCGTCGCGCTCCACCTGCTGTGGGCGCCCGTCTTCGGGATGGCGGAGTACGGGTTCGGCGTGCTCTGATCGTTTCGAATCTGTTTTCGGCGGTCGTACGCGAACGCGTCGTCACTCGAACGCCGCGAGGCGACCGGTGTCCGTCCCGACGAAGACCGCCACGTCGGCGACCGTCGGCCCGGTCGCGATCCCGCCCTCGAGCGATTCGGTCCAGATTTCGTCGCCCGAGGCCGCCTCGAGGGCGTGGACGACCCCGTCGTCGGTCGCCGCGTAGACGGTGCCGTCGACGACCGCGACCTGGGCCTCGAGCGCGCCCGAGAGCGTCGTCGACCACCGTTCGGCGGGATCGTCCGTCGGCGCCGACGACGGGGTGTAGCCGTCGTTACCCGGCGTTCGCTGGAACGACGACCAGTCGTCGGCCGCGACGCCCGTACTCGACGCGTCGCTGTCGGCATCGGTTTCGTCGTCCTCGTCGGTATCGGAATCCGCGTTCTGGTCACCGCTATCGTCGGTCTCGCCGTCCAGTAGACTCGTACAGCCGGCGGCGGCGCTCAGTGCTGCCGCGCTCCCCGTCATCGCCAGGTATCGGCGCCTCGAGGCGTTCATGCCTCGCACAGGTCAGTGAGGAATAATAAATTCGAAGGAAAGACCGGCCGTTAGCGGTGATCGAGCGGCGGCCCGACCGGGTCAGAACTCCTCGGTCGGGGGTGCGATCCCCTCGTCCTCGCCGCCGGCGAGGTCGAACTCCTCGCGCACTTCGCGGATGCGGTCCCGAATGTCTGCCGCCAGTTCGAACTCGAGGTTGCTCGCCGCTTCGTCCATGCGGTCCTCGAGTTCGGCGATGTAGCGTTCGGCCTCCTCCTCGTCCTCGATCTCGCGGCCCGAGACCTGCGTGGTCTCGGTCTTACTGCCGGGCAGGTTGGTCTCGCCGACCTCCTTCTCGATCGTGGTGGGCTCGAGGCCGTGCTCCTCGTTGTACTCCTGCTGGATCCGGCGGCGGCGCTGGGTCTCCTCGATCGCCGACTCCATGGCGTTCGAGGGATCGTCGGCGTAGAGGACGACCTCGCCGTTGACGTTTCGCGCCGCGCGCCCCATCGTCTGGACGAGCGTCGTTTCGCTGCGGAGGAAGCCCTCCTGATCGGCGTCTAAGATCGCGACGAGGGAGACCTCGGGGATGTCCAGCCCCTCCCGCAGGAGGTTGATCCCGACGAGGACGTCGATCTCGCCCAGACGCAGCGAGCGAATGATCTCATGGCGCTCGAGGGTGTCGGTCTCGTCGTGCATGTACGCGACGTCGACGCCGGCCTCCTCGAGATACTCGGTCAGGTCCTCGGCCATCCGC containing:
- a CDS encoding outer membrane protein assembly factor BamB family protein, whose translation is MNASRRRYLAMTGSAAALSAAAGCTSLLDGETDDSGDQNADSDTDEDDETDADSDASSTGVAADDWSSFQRTPGNDGYTPSSAPTDDPAERWSTTLSGALEAQVAVVDGTVYAATDDGVVHALEAASGDEIWTESLEGGIATGPTVADVAVFVGTDTGRLAAFE